A genomic segment from Nonomuraea helvata encodes:
- a CDS encoding M1 family metallopeptidase — MRSYKRWVALMAALVSVLGCAPADKPPLADHRLDDPPPLTEYRPGAAGIGDPDFPTDGNGGYDVSHYDLDIDYVPVTKQLHGVATIKAAATQDLSSFNLDFSGMTVSKVTVNNATATFRRQGSELTVTPSEPIDVKSRFTVKVTYAGQPQPIRDSANLGTFGFVATPDGAFVASEPDGSKTWFPNNDHPADKATYDFTITVPAGVTALANGELVGRPTTAQGKTTFRWRERQPMASYLATATMGMFDLREGRTPAGITEIAAVDPKFKKSLNTLFKLSGEITDYWSTVFGPYPFSSTGGIVDDFAAGYALENQTKPLYGGFEPDPSIIAHELAHQWFGDSLSIKRWSELWLNEGFATYAEWLWSEHKGGKTAEAIFNQEHARPASDPIWAYPPGRARPEDLFNASVYARGAMTLHALRKAIGDATFFKLLKTWTADHRNGNVTTEEFIRLAEQLSGKNLRPLFDAWLFQPQRPA, encoded by the coding sequence ATGCGTTCCTACAAGCGCTGGGTGGCACTGATGGCGGCGCTGGTCAGCGTGCTGGGCTGCGCGCCCGCGGACAAACCGCCGCTCGCCGACCATCGGCTCGACGACCCGCCGCCGCTCACCGAATACCGGCCGGGCGCGGCCGGCATCGGCGACCCCGACTTCCCCACCGACGGCAACGGCGGCTACGACGTCTCCCACTACGACCTGGACATCGACTACGTGCCGGTGACCAAGCAGCTCCACGGGGTGGCCACCATCAAGGCCGCCGCCACCCAGGACCTGTCGAGCTTCAACCTCGACTTCTCCGGGATGACCGTGAGCAAGGTCACCGTCAACAACGCCACCGCGACGTTCCGGCGCCAGGGCAGCGAGCTGACCGTGACGCCGTCCGAGCCGATCGACGTCAAGTCCCGCTTCACCGTCAAGGTCACCTACGCGGGGCAGCCCCAGCCGATCAGGGACAGCGCCAACCTGGGCACGTTCGGATTCGTCGCGACCCCTGACGGCGCGTTCGTGGCCTCCGAGCCCGACGGCTCCAAGACCTGGTTCCCCAACAACGACCACCCGGCCGACAAGGCCACGTACGACTTCACGATCACCGTCCCCGCCGGGGTGACCGCCCTGGCCAACGGCGAGCTCGTCGGGCGGCCCACGACCGCCCAGGGCAAGACCACCTTCCGGTGGCGCGAGCGGCAGCCGATGGCGAGCTATCTGGCGACGGCCACGATGGGCATGTTCGACCTGCGCGAGGGCCGCACGCCCGCGGGCATCACGGAGATCGCCGCCGTCGACCCCAAGTTCAAGAAGTCACTCAACACGCTCTTCAAGCTCTCCGGTGAGATCACCGACTACTGGTCCACGGTGTTCGGCCCCTACCCGTTCTCCTCGACCGGGGGCATCGTCGACGACTTCGCCGCCGGTTACGCCCTGGAGAACCAGACCAAGCCGCTTTACGGGGGCTTCGAGCCCGACCCGAGCATCATCGCCCACGAGCTGGCCCACCAGTGGTTCGGCGACAGCCTGTCCATCAAGCGCTGGAGTGAGCTCTGGCTCAACGAGGGCTTCGCCACGTACGCGGAGTGGCTCTGGTCGGAGCACAAGGGCGGCAAGACCGCCGAGGCGATCTTCAACCAGGAGCACGCCCGCCCGGCGAGCGACCCGATCTGGGCCTATCCGCCGGGGCGGGCCAGGCCCGAGGACCTGTTCAACGCGTCGGTCTACGCCCGCGGCGCCATGACGCTGCACGCCCTGCGCAAGGCCATCGGCGACGCCACCTTCTTCAAGCTGCTCAAGACGTGGACCGCCGACCACCGCAACGGCAACGTCACGACGGAGGAGTTCATCCGCCTCGCCGAGCAGTTGTCCGGCAAGAACCTCCGCCCGCTCTTCGACGCCTGGCTCTTCCAGCCGCAACGCCCCGCCTGA
- a CDS encoding transglycosylase domain-containing protein, which translates to MGAGILVLVGLFAVAWAMTPIPDSTQKEATAQGSVIYYRDGKSVIARQGIDRKNVELAKVPKHVRDAVIAAENRSFYEDGGVSVKGTARAVWSTVSGQQLQGGSTITQQLVRNYYSGLSQERSVTRKFKEILIAMKVDQSKSKDWVLEQYLNTIYFGRGANGVESAARAYFGKHVDQLSVAEGAYLAAVIQQPSRFADPKGADLEAAKVRWQSVIDAMGQTGTLTPEQVAAQRFPQLAAPKKPFELKGQAQYMLEQVTAELNRRGYTDEDINGGGLKIVTTFDKKLMQAAQRAVKDVLPDSTPKKVRTGLAAVDPATGEIVAFYGGKPSQSEHWDSAFSSKVQAGSTFKPYTLAAALDNGFDLSTRVNGNSPMRVASDPKPIPNDSDRSYGQINLVRATQNSVNTAFVDLGQKVGLDKVAAVAEKAGIPKAQIEQQQAYASFPLGVSSVSAVQNASGFSTFANKGTHMEAHVVMSVTDAKGKKKVIEPVATRVVSEQAAADTVYAMQQVVKYGTGTAARLYDRPVAGKTGTTDKSKSVWFNGFTPQLAVAVDMFREDNATVTIPGYGTQFGGQLPAQIWRAFMTEAMAGQPVEEFPEPSDYGWGPDYSTPDNNQDVPQQDYTSPTNPNDWNSTPTPEPTGPTATDPPSTDAPSDNGDGQNGQPDQPPEHTEPPATQAPVPTTGGDTGTDPNTGRPQTG; encoded by the coding sequence TTGGGTGCAGGAATCCTCGTACTCGTCGGGCTTTTCGCGGTCGCGTGGGCCATGACGCCCATTCCTGACTCCACGCAGAAGGAAGCCACTGCGCAGGGTTCGGTGATCTATTACCGTGACGGCAAGAGCGTGATCGCCCGCCAGGGCATCGACCGCAAGAACGTCGAGCTGGCCAAGGTGCCCAAGCACGTGCGCGACGCGGTCATCGCGGCGGAGAACCGCTCCTTCTACGAGGACGGCGGCGTGTCGGTCAAGGGCACCGCGCGGGCCGTCTGGTCCACCGTCAGCGGGCAGCAGCTCCAGGGCGGCTCGACGATCACCCAGCAGCTCGTACGCAACTACTACAGCGGCCTCAGCCAGGAGCGCTCCGTCACCCGGAAGTTCAAAGAGATCCTCATCGCGATGAAGGTCGACCAGTCCAAGTCGAAGGACTGGGTGCTGGAGCAGTACCTCAACACGATCTACTTCGGCCGCGGCGCCAACGGCGTCGAGTCGGCCGCCCGCGCCTACTTCGGCAAGCACGTCGACCAGCTCAGCGTGGCCGAGGGCGCCTACCTCGCGGCGGTGATCCAGCAGCCCAGCCGGTTCGCCGACCCCAAGGGCGCCGATCTCGAGGCGGCCAAGGTCCGCTGGCAGTCGGTGATCGACGCGATGGGCCAGACGGGCACGCTGACGCCCGAGCAGGTCGCCGCCCAGCGCTTCCCCCAGCTCGCGGCCCCGAAGAAGCCGTTCGAGCTCAAGGGCCAGGCCCAGTACATGCTGGAGCAGGTGACGGCCGAGCTCAACCGGCGCGGCTACACCGACGAGGACATCAACGGCGGCGGCCTGAAGATCGTCACCACGTTCGACAAGAAGCTCATGCAGGCGGCACAGCGGGCCGTCAAGGACGTGCTGCCCGACTCGACACCCAAGAAGGTCCGTACGGGGCTCGCGGCCGTCGATCCGGCCACCGGCGAGATCGTCGCCTTCTACGGGGGCAAGCCTTCGCAGTCGGAGCACTGGGACAGCGCGTTCTCGTCCAAGGTCCAGGCGGGGTCGACCTTCAAGCCGTACACGCTGGCGGCGGCGCTCGACAACGGCTTCGACCTGTCCACCAGGGTCAACGGCAACTCGCCGATGCGCGTGGCGTCGGACCCGAAGCCGATCCCCAACGACAGCGACCGTTCGTACGGCCAGATCAACCTGGTGCGGGCCACCCAGAACTCGGTCAACACCGCGTTCGTGGACCTCGGCCAGAAGGTCGGCCTGGACAAGGTCGCCGCCGTCGCCGAGAAGGCGGGCATCCCCAAGGCGCAGATCGAGCAGCAGCAGGCCTACGCGTCCTTCCCGCTCGGCGTCTCCTCGGTCAGCGCCGTCCAGAACGCCTCGGGCTTCTCCACCTTCGCCAACAAGGGCACGCACATGGAGGCCCACGTGGTGATGTCGGTCACCGACGCGAAGGGCAAGAAGAAGGTCATCGAGCCGGTCGCGACGCGGGTGGTCAGCGAGCAGGCCGCCGCGGACACCGTGTACGCGATGCAGCAGGTCGTCAAGTACGGCACCGGCACCGCCGCCCGGCTCTACGACCGCCCGGTGGCCGGCAAGACGGGCACCACGGACAAGTCGAAGTCGGTCTGGTTCAACGGGTTCACGCCGCAGCTCGCCGTCGCGGTCGACATGTTCAGGGAGGACAACGCCACCGTCACGATCCCCGGGTACGGCACGCAGTTCGGCGGACAGCTGCCGGCGCAGATCTGGCGGGCGTTCATGACCGAGGCCATGGCGGGCCAGCCGGTGGAGGAGTTCCCCGAGCCGTCGGACTACGGCTGGGGGCCCGACTACTCGACGCCCGACAACAACCAGGACGTTCCCCAGCAGGACTACACGTCTCCGACGAACCCCAACGACTGGAACAGCACGCCCACGCCTGAGCCCACCGGGCCCACGGCCACGGACCCGCCGTCGACCGATGCGCCGAGCGACAACGGTGACGGGCAGAACGGACAGCCGGACCAGCCGCCCGAGCACACGGAGCCGCCGGCCACGCAGGCCCCCGTCCCCACGACCGGTGGCGACACGGGGACCGACCCCAACACGGGCCGCCCGCAGACCGGATAG
- a CDS encoding RNA polymerase sigma factor, whose product MRLNEDPAAFEAFYRRHVDAVMRFVVRRVSDPHLAADLTADIFLAVLDTAHTYVPGRGSEIAWLYGIARNVVSAQHRNAAREARATGRVAGRRLMDDDDLVRMEERVDAERRMRRALEAMRRLPEGERAVLELVAIDQLTVAEAAAALGIRQVTARVRLHRARRALGEVAEVDPQRSEDIHLSPPSGARPQAQPDSQRPESPSSTVYVEGQV is encoded by the coding sequence GTGCGCCTCAACGAGGACCCTGCGGCCTTTGAGGCCTTCTATCGCCGCCATGTCGATGCCGTCATGCGGTTCGTGGTCCGGCGGGTGAGCGACCCCCACCTCGCCGCCGACCTGACCGCGGACATCTTCCTGGCGGTCCTGGACACGGCGCACACTTACGTGCCGGGCCGGGGCAGCGAGATCGCCTGGCTGTACGGCATCGCGCGCAACGTCGTGTCGGCCCAGCACCGCAACGCGGCGCGGGAGGCGCGGGCGACCGGCCGCGTCGCCGGCCGCCGGCTGATGGACGATGACGATCTCGTCAGGATGGAGGAGCGGGTCGACGCGGAGCGCCGGATGCGCCGCGCCCTGGAGGCCATGCGCCGGCTGCCTGAGGGCGAGCGGGCGGTGCTGGAGCTGGTGGCGATCGACCAGCTCACCGTCGCGGAGGCCGCTGCGGCCCTGGGCATCAGGCAGGTGACCGCACGAGTGCGGTTGCACCGGGCGAGACGTGCGCTTGGGGAGGTCGCTGAGGTGGATCCGCAGCGAAGCGAGGACATCCACCTCAGCCCGCCGAGCGGAGCTCGGCCACAAGCACAGCCGGATTCGCAGCGGCCGGAAAGCCCTTCTTCAACTGTGTACGTGGAGGGACAGGTATGA
- a CDS encoding ROK family protein has protein sequence MPNAVSDGRSAVSGGPGAVSGGVAVASGGSAGGAGWDGAGEAYREDRAVTARALAADALAGDPVALLAMRRAGRALGIAIASATHLCDLDLVTIGGGLSQAGEPLFGPLEEALWEHARMRFARRVKVVPAALGQEAGLVGAAALILAGERYWS, from the coding sequence GTGCCCAACGCCGTCTCGGATGGGCGCAGCGCCGTCTCGGGTGGGCCTGGCGCCGTCTCCGGTGGAGTCGCTGTCGCGTCCGGTGGGTCCGCAGGTGGGGCGGGGTGGGACGGCGCTGGGGAGGCGTACCGGGAGGATCGGGCGGTCACCGCGCGGGCGTTGGCGGCGGACGCGCTGGCCGGGGACCCGGTGGCGCTGCTGGCGATGCGTCGCGCCGGGCGCGCGCTCGGCATCGCCATCGCCTCGGCCACCCACCTGTGCGACCTCGATCTGGTCACGATCGGCGGTGGGCTGTCGCAGGCCGGCGAGCCGCTGTTCGGCCCGCTGGAGGAGGCGCTGTGGGAGCACGCGAGGATGCGCTTCGCCCGCCGGGTGAAGGTCGTCCCCGCCGCCCTGGGTCAGGAGGCGGGGCTGGTCGGCGCCGCCGCGCTCATCCTGGCCGGCGAGCGCTACTGGAGCTGA
- a CDS encoding Lrp/AsnC family transcriptional regulator: protein MTIDDLDARLIALLTEEPRLGVLECSRRLAVARGTVQARLDRLIARGVITGFGPDVSPEALGYGVTAFVSMEIRQIAGHDPVADRLAAIPEVLEVHTITGDSDLLCRVVARTNADLQRVIDRIVDVQGVLRTNSIIALDTPVPYRVLPLVADVPRRS from the coding sequence ATGACGATCGATGACCTTGACGCCCGGCTGATCGCGCTCCTGACGGAGGAGCCCCGTCTGGGCGTGCTCGAATGCTCGCGCCGGCTCGCCGTGGCCCGCGGCACCGTTCAGGCCCGGCTCGACCGGCTGATCGCCAGGGGCGTGATCACGGGGTTCGGGCCCGACGTGTCGCCCGAGGCCCTCGGCTACGGCGTCACCGCGTTCGTCAGCATGGAGATCAGGCAGATCGCCGGGCACGATCCGGTGGCCGACCGGCTGGCCGCGATCCCCGAGGTGCTGGAGGTGCACACGATCACCGGCGACAGCGATCTGCTCTGCCGCGTGGTCGCGCGGACAAATGCCGATCTTCAACGGGTTATCGACCGGATAGTGGACGTTCAGGGTGTGCTCAGGACTAATTCGATCATCGCCCTGGACACACCGGTTCCATACAGAGTGCTGCCGTTGGTCGCCGATGTCCCGCGCAGGAGCTAG
- a CDS encoding RDD family protein, producing the protein MGSPPGLAGRWRRLFAGVLDWLIVNVVSAPFTSPGWEYVWDRGRGAWERYPVEHTFLAGLVAFLYFWLLHAFWNGQTLGKRLFGMRVVQERGARITVSQAAVRQAVASALVWLCCVGMLVDLGWILFDPRKQALHDKVARTVVVNA; encoded by the coding sequence ATGGGATCACCACCGGGGCTGGCGGGACGCTGGCGACGCCTGTTCGCCGGCGTCCTCGACTGGCTCATCGTCAACGTCGTCTCCGCCCCCTTCACGTCTCCGGGCTGGGAGTACGTCTGGGACCGGGGCAGAGGCGCGTGGGAACGCTATCCGGTGGAGCACACCTTCCTGGCCGGGCTCGTGGCCTTCCTGTACTTCTGGCTGCTGCACGCCTTCTGGAACGGCCAGACCCTGGGCAAGAGGCTGTTCGGCATGCGGGTCGTACAGGAGCGCGGCGCCCGGATCACCGTGTCCCAGGCCGCGGTGAGGCAGGCCGTCGCGTCCGCGCTCGTATGGCTATGCTGCGTCGGCATGCTGGTGGACCTCGGCTGGATCCTCTTCGACCCGCGCAAACAAGCCCTGCATGACAAGGTGGCCAGGACCGTCGTCGTCAACGCGTAA
- the hppD gene encoding 4-hydroxyphenylpyruvate dioxygenase, with amino-acid sequence MNDAFPVNGMDAVVFAVGNAKQAAHYYSAAFGMRLVAYRGPENGSRDEVAYVLVSGGATFEFRASLRPGTDLARHVAEHGDGVIDLAIAVPDVEAGYAHAVAHGAKGLAEPYTMEDEHGKVQIAAIATYGETRHTLVDRSNYGGPYLPGYVAAEPLVAPPGTRNGRLFQAIDHCVGNVELGKMDEWVEFYRKVMGFTNMAEFVGDDIATEYSALMSKVVADGSRKVKFPLNEPAISRRKSQIDEFLEFYGGPGVQHIALATNDILTTVDHMRAAGVQFLDTPDSYYDDPELRARIGQVRAPIEELKRRKILVDRDEDGYLLQIFTKPVQDRPTVFFELIERHGSLGFGKGNFKALFEAIEREQERRGNL; translated from the coding sequence ATGAATGACGCTTTTCCGGTCAACGGCATGGATGCCGTCGTGTTCGCCGTGGGCAACGCCAAGCAGGCGGCCCACTATTACTCGGCCGCGTTCGGCATGAGGTTGGTGGCCTACCGCGGCCCCGAGAACGGCAGCCGCGACGAGGTCGCGTACGTACTGGTCTCGGGCGGCGCCACGTTCGAGTTCCGCGCCTCGCTCCGGCCGGGCACGGACCTGGCCAGGCACGTGGCCGAGCACGGCGACGGAGTGATCGACCTGGCCATCGCGGTGCCCGACGTCGAGGCGGGGTACGCGCACGCGGTCGCCCATGGGGCCAAGGGGCTGGCGGAGCCGTACACGATGGAGGACGAGCACGGCAAGGTGCAGATCGCGGCCATCGCCACCTACGGCGAGACCCGGCACACGCTGGTCGACAGGTCCAACTACGGCGGCCCCTACCTGCCCGGATACGTGGCGGCCGAGCCGCTGGTCGCGCCCCCCGGCACCAGGAACGGGCGGCTCTTCCAGGCGATCGACCACTGCGTCGGCAACGTCGAGCTGGGCAAGATGGACGAGTGGGTGGAGTTCTACCGCAAGGTGATGGGCTTCACGAACATGGCGGAGTTCGTCGGCGACGACATCGCCACCGAGTACTCGGCGCTCATGTCCAAGGTCGTGGCGGACGGCTCGCGCAAGGTCAAGTTCCCGCTGAACGAGCCGGCCATCAGCCGCAGGAAGTCGCAGATCGACGAGTTCCTGGAGTTCTACGGCGGGCCGGGGGTCCAGCACATCGCGCTGGCCACCAACGACATCCTGACCACGGTGGACCACATGCGGGCGGCCGGCGTCCAGTTCCTGGACACGCCCGACTCGTACTACGACGACCCCGAGCTGCGGGCGCGCATCGGGCAGGTGCGGGCGCCGATCGAGGAGCTCAAGCGGCGGAAGATCCTCGTGGACCGCGACGAGGACGGCTACCTGCTGCAGATCTTCACCAAGCCGGTGCAGGACCGGCCCACCGTGTTCTTCGAGCTGATCGAGCGGCACGGGTCGCTCGGGTTCGGCAAGGGCAACTTCAAGGCCCTGTTCGAGGCGATCGAGCGGGAACAGGAACGGAGGGGCAACCTTTAG